One window from the genome of Osmerus eperlanus chromosome 1, fOsmEpe2.1, whole genome shotgun sequence encodes:
- the c1h6orf89 gene encoding bombesin receptor-activated protein C6orf89 homolog isoform X1, with protein MGTTLSEPCIYDKLSESIDILRQSGYRYGMSESEIEKFIKQVLETNEPRRDPPQFPILRATVKFVVVVVLVVGVVLAFSYPQSPPQLGLINMGGHNWSSPLSHVRLLALPIAKKYNLQGFHEWWSAGAVRQGLVNCSGCAEVSSVLEVPDTLRESGALRRGPQPVLLKGGETLLVQRQQLEELYSAHSSSMSILLEEDSLLPQDQGFPQGPANFTLLWYSLGPGQQCSVGFSCMRRRFHSGAREKVLRWLFPKAELCPLLDSAGTTLQRCLVTHSANSQSRGVRVLGWLVVGEGLPTVRVLPVHRCQKHCSSFNLWLGPGDMVYADPRYWQMELFPGRGQNIVCDGSAF; from the exons ATGGGGACCACACTCAGTGAGCCGTGCATTTATGACAAATTGTCAGAAAGTATTGATATCCTGCGCCAGTCCGGTTATCGGTACGGCATGTCGGAGAGTGAGATTGAGAAGTTTATCAAGCAAGTCCTGGAAACGAACGAacccaggagagacccaccccAGTTTCCCATCCTAAGAGCCACTGTTAAG tttgtggtggtggtggtcctGGTTGTGGGGGTGGTCCTGGCCTTCTCCTACCCCCAGAGTCCCCCCCAGCTGGGGCTCATCAACATGGGGGGCCACAACTGGTCCTCCCCCCTCAGTCACGTCCGCCTGCTGGCTCTGCCCATCGCCAAGAAGTACAACTTGCAAG GGTTCCATGAGTGGTGGAGTGCGGGGGCTGTGAGGCAGGGCCTGGTGAACTGTTCGGGCTGTGCGGAGGTGTCCTCGGTGCTGGAGGTCCCAGACACCCTGAGAGAGTCTGGAGCCCTGCGCCGCGGGCCCCAGCCGGTCCTGCTCAAG ggaggagagacactgCTGGTGCAGAGGCAGCAGTTGGAGGAGCTGTACTCAGCCCACTCCAGCTCCATGTCCAtcctgctggaggaggacagcctGCTGCCGCAGGACCAAGGCTTCCCCCAGGGCCCGGCCAACTTCACCCTGCTCTGGTACAGCTTAGGGCCCGGCCAGCAGTGTTCAGTAGGGTTCAGCTGTATGAGAAG GAGGTTTCATTCTGGAGCCAGGGAGAAGGTGTTGAGGTGGCTCTTCCCCAAGGCAGAGCTCTGCCCCCTTCTGGACAGCGCTGGAACTACACTGCAGCGATGCCTGGTCACTCACAGCGCTAATTCTCAGAGCAGG ggAGTCAGAGTTCTTGGCTGGCTGGTGGTAGGAGAAGGCTTGCCCACTGTCAGAGTGCTCCCCGTGCATCGCTGTCAGAAACACTGCAGCTCCTTCAACCTCTGGCTGGGCCCTGGAGATAtgg TGTATGCCGACCCCCGCTACTGGCAGATGGAGCTGTTCCCCGGGAGAGGCCAGAACATCGTCTGTGACGGCTCTGCcttctga
- the c1h6orf89 gene encoding bombesin receptor-activated protein C6orf89 homolog isoform X2: MGTTLSEPCIYDKLSESIDILRQSGYRYGMSESEIEKFIKQVLETNEPRRDPPQFPILRATVKFVVVVVLVVGVVLAFSYPQSPPQLGLINMGGHNWSSPLSHVRLLALPIAKKYNLQGFHEWWSAGAVRQGLVNCSGCAEVSSVLEVPDTLRESGALRRGPQPVLLKGGETLLVQRQQLEELYSAHSSSMSILLEEDSLLPQDQGFPQGPANFTLLWRFHSGAREKVLRWLFPKAELCPLLDSAGTTLQRCLVTHSANSQSRGVRVLGWLVVGEGLPTVRVLPVHRCQKHCSSFNLWLGPGDMVYADPRYWQMELFPGRGQNIVCDGSAF, encoded by the exons ATGGGGACCACACTCAGTGAGCCGTGCATTTATGACAAATTGTCAGAAAGTATTGATATCCTGCGCCAGTCCGGTTATCGGTACGGCATGTCGGAGAGTGAGATTGAGAAGTTTATCAAGCAAGTCCTGGAAACGAACGAacccaggagagacccaccccAGTTTCCCATCCTAAGAGCCACTGTTAAG tttgtggtggtggtggtcctGGTTGTGGGGGTGGTCCTGGCCTTCTCCTACCCCCAGAGTCCCCCCCAGCTGGGGCTCATCAACATGGGGGGCCACAACTGGTCCTCCCCCCTCAGTCACGTCCGCCTGCTGGCTCTGCCCATCGCCAAGAAGTACAACTTGCAAG GGTTCCATGAGTGGTGGAGTGCGGGGGCTGTGAGGCAGGGCCTGGTGAACTGTTCGGGCTGTGCGGAGGTGTCCTCGGTGCTGGAGGTCCCAGACACCCTGAGAGAGTCTGGAGCCCTGCGCCGCGGGCCCCAGCCGGTCCTGCTCAAG ggaggagagacactgCTGGTGCAGAGGCAGCAGTTGGAGGAGCTGTACTCAGCCCACTCCAGCTCCATGTCCAtcctgctggaggaggacagcctGCTGCCGCAGGACCAAGGCTTCCCCCAGGGCCCGGCCAACTTCACCCTGCTCTG GAGGTTTCATTCTGGAGCCAGGGAGAAGGTGTTGAGGTGGCTCTTCCCCAAGGCAGAGCTCTGCCCCCTTCTGGACAGCGCTGGAACTACACTGCAGCGATGCCTGGTCACTCACAGCGCTAATTCTCAGAGCAGG ggAGTCAGAGTTCTTGGCTGGCTGGTGGTAGGAGAAGGCTTGCCCACTGTCAGAGTGCTCCCCGTGCATCGCTGTCAGAAACACTGCAGCTCCTTCAACCTCTGGCTGGGCCCTGGAGATAtgg TGTATGCCGACCCCCGCTACTGGCAGATGGAGCTGTTCCCCGGGAGAGGCCAGAACATCGTCTGTGACGGCTCTGCcttctga